Genomic DNA from Candidatus Edwardsbacteria bacterium:
AAATCCATCAAATTTGCCCTCATAAAGATAATTCGAAAAAACTGTAGATAGGCAATAAAAAAGGACAGGCTTTAAAAGCCTGTCCTGTAATTATCTGGAGCGGGCGACCCCGATTGGCAATTAAAAAGCCCCGGATGTTATCGGGGCGGGGATGTCACAAATCTGGAGCGGGCGATGGGATTTTCCGCCGGCAGAGAAATAGTAGCCCTATCGACGGCGGATGCGCCGTTGAATTGCTGTCGTGTTTTACGGCCGGCGCAGAACCCACGCATCAATGGAACTAAGCAAGACAGCGATCGAGCCGGATCAGCCAAATAAAAAAGCCCCGTTAAAACAGGGCTGATTTATTATAAAAATGGAGCGGGCGATGGGATTCGAACCCACGACGTCTACCTTGGCAAGGTAGCACTCTAGCCACTGAGTTACGCCCGCAAACAGTGGTAATTATATATAAATATCCGGCGGGTGTCAAGGGTTTTGTTATATACCGCAAATCACGAAGCAGGTTTAGCCATAAACTTTATGGGTTTATTTCCCTTGAAAATATTCCCCGATTCTGATACAATAAATGAACCTCATTTCCAGCCAAATAAAATCCTTAATATATAATTTCAGGAGGTCCACTATGCCAGAAATCAGGGTCGATGAGACCCGCTGCAAAGGATGTGAGCTATGCACTAAGGCCTGCCCCAAAAGCTGCATAGAGATGTCCGACACCTTCAGCGTTACCGGCTATTACCCGGCCAAACTGGCCAAAACGGATTGCTGCATAGGCTGCGGTCTGTGCGCCCAAATATGCCCCGACCTGGCCATTGCGGTGTGGAAGTAAAGCATTATCATTCTTTATCCACGCCTTTTCTGTTTAAGCTAAACTTTTAGGAGAAAATAAATGGGTGAAAAGATCTTAATGAAGGGCAATGAAGCCCTGGCCGAGGGCGCGGTCCTGGCCGGATGCCGCTTCTTTTCCGGGTATCCCATCACTCCGCAGAACGAGGTGCCGGAGTATATGTCCTGGCGCCTTCCCGAAGCGGGGGGGATTTTTATCCAGGCTGAATCCGAGGTGTCAGCCATCAATATGATCTACGGAGCTGCGGCTACCGGGATCCGCACCATGACCTCGTCCTCCAGCCCGGGCATCAGCCTCAAGCAGGAGGGCATCTCCTACTGCGCCGGGGCCGACCTGCCGATATTCTTCGCCAATGTGGTCCGGGGCGGTCCGGGGCTGGGCAACATTGCCGCCTCGCAGGGAGACTACAACCAGTCGGTCAAGGGAGGAGGCCACGGGGATTACCACACCATCGTGCTGGCCCCGAATTCGGTGGACGAGATGGGCAACTTTCCCAAGAGATGCTACGAGCTGGCCGAGAAATACCGGATGCCG
This window encodes:
- a CDS encoding 4Fe-4S binding protein; the encoded protein is MPEIRVDETRCKGCELCTKACPKSCIEMSDTFSVTGYYPAKLAKTDCCIGCGLCAQICPDLAIAVWK